A genomic segment from Bradyrhizobium diazoefficiens USDA 110 encodes:
- the pyk gene encoding pyruvate kinase, which produces MRRLRRIKILATLGPASSDLAMIRRLFEAGADLFRINMSHTPHDKMRELVATIRNVESSYGRPIGILVDLQGPKLRLGAFAEGSVQLQNGQTFTLDSDKAPGDATRVNLPHPEILAALRPGHALLLDDGKVRLIAEETSKEHAVTRVVVGGRMSDRKGVSLPDTDLPVSAMTPKDRADLEAALVTGVDWIALSFVQRADDVIEAKKMIRGRAAVMAKIEKPQAIDRLADIIEASDALMVARGDLGVELPLERVPSLQKQMTRMARRAGKPVVIATQMLESMIQSPVPTRAEVSDVATAVYEGADAIMLSAESAAGKFPVEAVSTMNRIGEEVERDPIYRSVLTAQRPAPESTAGDAIADAARQIAETLDLPALICWTSSGSTAVRVARERPKPPIVAITPNIAAGRRLAVVWGVHCVVAEDARDQDDMVSRAGQIAFRDGFVRAGQRVIIVAGVPLGIPGTTNMVRIASVGPEGGADI; this is translated from the coding sequence ATGAGGCGTCTTCGCCGTATCAAGATTCTCGCGACCCTTGGACCTGCCTCTTCGGACCTCGCGATGATCCGCCGCCTGTTCGAGGCCGGCGCCGACCTGTTCCGCATCAACATGAGCCACACCCCGCATGACAAGATGCGGGAGCTGGTGGCGACGATCCGCAATGTCGAGAGCAGCTACGGCCGGCCGATCGGCATCCTGGTCGACCTTCAGGGACCGAAGCTCAGGCTCGGCGCCTTCGCCGAAGGCTCGGTCCAGCTCCAGAACGGCCAGACCTTCACGCTCGATTCCGACAAGGCGCCGGGCGATGCCACGCGCGTCAATCTCCCGCATCCGGAGATCCTCGCCGCGCTGCGGCCCGGCCATGCGCTGCTGCTGGACGACGGCAAGGTCCGGCTGATCGCGGAGGAGACCTCGAAAGAGCACGCGGTGACGCGCGTCGTGGTCGGCGGACGGATGTCCGACCGCAAGGGCGTCAGCCTGCCCGACACCGACCTGCCGGTCTCGGCGATGACGCCGAAGGACCGCGCCGACCTCGAGGCGGCGCTGGTCACCGGCGTCGACTGGATCGCGCTGTCCTTCGTGCAGCGCGCCGACGACGTGATCGAGGCCAAGAAGATGATCCGCGGCCGCGCCGCTGTCATGGCCAAGATCGAGAAGCCGCAGGCGATCGACCGCCTCGCCGACATCATCGAGGCCTCCGACGCGCTGATGGTGGCGCGCGGCGATCTCGGTGTCGAGCTGCCGCTGGAGCGCGTGCCGAGCCTCCAGAAGCAGATGACGCGCATGGCGCGCCGCGCCGGCAAGCCGGTGGTGATCGCGACCCAGATGCTGGAATCGATGATCCAGTCGCCGGTGCCGACACGCGCCGAGGTCTCGGACGTCGCCACCGCCGTCTATGAAGGCGCCGACGCCATCATGCTGTCGGCGGAATCGGCGGCCGGAAAATTCCCGGTCGAGGCGGTCTCGACCATGAACCGCATCGGCGAAGAGGTCGAGCGCGACCCGATTTATCGGTCCGTGCTGACCGCGCAGCGCCCCGCGCCGGAATCCACCGCAGGCGACGCCATCGCGGACGCCGCCCGCCAGATCGCCGAGACGCTCGACCTGCCGGCCCTGATCTGCTGGACCAGCTCGGGCTCGACCGCGGTGCGCGTCGCGCGCGAGCGGCCGAAGCCGCCGATCGTGGCGATCACGCCGAACATCGCGGCCGGACGCCGGCTGGCGGTGGTCTGGGGCGTGCATTGCGTGGTGGCGGAAGATGCGCGCGACCAGGACGACATGGTGAGCCGCGCCGGCCAGATCGCGTTCCGCGACGGCTTCGTCCGCGCCGGCCAGCGCGTGATCATCGTCGCCGGCGTGCCGCTCGGCATTCCCGGCACCACCAACATGGTGCGCATCGCCTCCGTCGGCCCCGAGGGCGGCGCGGATATCTAG
- a CDS encoding TetR/AcrR family transcriptional regulator, translated as MVYRRTHQVVKRLAARRSAILAAAREAAAEGGMAAVQIAPVAVRANVAAGTVYRYFPSKAELISELIAEVSRDELAAIRRAADAAPGPSSALAAAVTTVAVHTLSQRRLAWGILAEPVDVDVSASRLASRREIAGEIAGRIDAAVRAGHLPAQDTALAATALLGALHEALVGPLAPDNLEDPVKMRDAVQTVTLLALRAVGVMDARARGLVVQQTLLPTTKALVGA; from the coding sequence ATGGTTTATCGGCGGACGCATCAAGTGGTTAAGCGCCTTGCGGCCCGGCGCAGTGCGATCTTGGCGGCGGCGCGGGAGGCTGCGGCGGAAGGCGGGATGGCGGCGGTGCAGATCGCGCCGGTCGCGGTCCGGGCCAATGTCGCGGCCGGCACGGTCTACCGCTACTTCCCCTCCAAGGCCGAGTTGATCTCCGAATTGATCGCCGAGGTCTCCCGCGACGAGCTCGCGGCGATCCGCCGGGCGGCCGATGCCGCGCCGGGTCCGTCCTCGGCGCTGGCTGCTGCCGTCACCACGGTGGCGGTCCATACCCTGTCGCAGCGCAGGCTGGCCTGGGGCATCCTGGCCGAGCCGGTCGATGTCGATGTCAGCGCCTCCCGGCTTGCCAGCCGGCGCGAGATCGCGGGCGAGATCGCAGGCCGGATCGATGCGGCCGTGCGCGCCGGTCACCTGCCGGCGCAGGACACCGCGCTGGCCGCCACCGCGCTGCTCGGTGCGCTGCATGAGGCCCTGGTCGGGCCGCTCGCGCCTGACAATCTCGAAGATCCCGTCAAGATGCGCGATGCGGTGCAGACCGTGACGCTGCTTGCGCTGCGCGCCGTCGGCGTCATGGACGCCCGCGCCCGCGGCCTGGTGGTGCAGCAGACGCTGCTCCCGACCACGAAAGCGCTGGTCGGGGCCTGA
- a CDS encoding DUF2312 domain-containing protein, with protein MATSAAVRDDEPATKFAKDQLKSIIERIERLEEEKKAISDDIRDVYAESKGNGYDVKALRTIVRMRKQDPNERAEAETILETYMQALGMI; from the coding sequence ATGGCCACCTCCGCCGCCGTTCGCGACGACGAGCCCGCGACGAAATTTGCCAAGGACCAGCTCAAATCCATCATCGAGCGCATCGAGCGGCTGGAGGAAGAGAAGAAGGCGATCTCCGACGACATTCGTGACGTCTATGCCGAGAGCAAGGGCAACGGCTACGACGTCAAGGCGCTGCGCACCATCGTGCGGATGCGCAAGCAGGATCCCAACGAGCGCGCCGAGGCCGAGACCATTCTCGAGACCTACATGCAGGCGCTGGGAATGATCTGA
- a CDS encoding DUF1244 domain-containing protein: MAIDDKTRTELEAAAFRRLVDHLRERTDVQNIDLMNLAGFCRNCLSNWLKDAADAQGVALSKDESREAVYGMPYETWKAKHQGTATPEQIEAMKKVHPHGH, encoded by the coding sequence ATGGCAATCGACGACAAAACCAGAACGGAACTCGAAGCGGCCGCTTTCCGGCGCCTGGTCGACCATTTGCGGGAACGGACGGACGTCCAGAATATCGACCTGATGAATCTGGCGGGCTTCTGCCGCAACTGCCTGTCCAACTGGCTCAAGGACGCAGCCGACGCCCAGGGCGTCGCCTTGAGCAAGGACGAGAGCCGGGAGGCCGTCTACGGCATGCCCTATGAGACCTGGAAGGCGAAGCACCAGGGCACGGCCACGCCCGAGCAGATCGAGGCGATGAAGAAGGTCCACCCTCACGGGCACTAG
- a CDS encoding DUF1036 domain-containing protein: MIAESPRSPFRLLARLVPVLAIAVLCLWTSPASADFRLCNNTSSRVGIALGYKDAEGWTTEGWWNISSRSCETLLRGTLVARYYYIYAIDYDRGGEWSGQAFMCSRDKEFTIRGTEDCLARGYDRTGYFEVDTGEQRAWTVQLTDANEQPAQPRLPGMPGPVGPGGGVPGLPNGPPGATPPGSPGLPPAAAPPPPGNKP; the protein is encoded by the coding sequence ATGATCGCCGAATCTCCCCGTTCCCCGTTTCGCCTGCTCGCCCGGTTGGTCCCGGTGCTGGCGATTGCCGTGCTGTGCCTCTGGACGAGCCCCGCCTCCGCCGATTTCCGCCTCTGCAACAACACCTCGAGCCGGGTCGGCATTGCGCTCGGCTACAAGGACGCCGAGGGCTGGACCACCGAGGGCTGGTGGAACATCTCCTCCCGCTCCTGCGAGACCCTGCTGCGGGGAACGCTGGTCGCCCGCTACTATTACATCTACGCGATCGACTATGACCGCGGCGGCGAATGGTCGGGCCAGGCCTTCATGTGCTCGCGCGACAAGGAATTCACCATCCGCGGCACCGAGGATTGCCTGGCGCGCGGCTATGACCGCACCGGCTATTTCGAGGTCGATACCGGCGAGCAGCGCGCCTGGACGGTGCAGCTCACCGATGCCAACGAGCAGCCGGCACAGCCGCGCCTGCCTGGCATGCCCGGCCCGGTTGGCCCGGGTGGCGGCGTTCCGGGTTTGCCCAATGGCCCGCCCGGTGCTACGCCCCCGGGCTCGCCCGGCCTGCCACCGGCCGCAGCTCCCCCTCCGCCTGGGAATAAGCCATGA
- a CDS encoding DUF882 domain-containing protein, which produces MGSYVLTGLARQFAVLSLSHAGVKAGSRIGLASVLLLAAAGSVHNAAALNETKTLSFHHTHSGEDLTVTFKRDGRYDDASLKQLNHFLRDWRTQDETVMDRHLFDILWEVYRDVDGKQPIQIISSYRSPATNAMLRRRSSGVARFSQHMLGHAMDFYIPGVPLEQIRFAGLRLQRGGVGFYPTSGSPFVHLDTGSIRHWPRMTHDQLARVFPDGKTVHLPTDGTPLKGYELAKAEIERRGNGDDGASKPNFFAALFKSKSAPAASSSDEDDEGAPAPAAKPVAPTVVAAAAKPADPVPTPRAKPQVAATLQLASADAQIVAPPKPKPAPVADKPAAGKPETPADIINARGFWDTPATPQQATPAQIAALKARQALAAATDPQPTASVSNATLQALAYAPAASPVDRANVVAASAPIPRSARPAAASRSGAQATEINTVVGKSVDGMVATATRLSAAKGESIWLKIVMLSPSASRAMSVTLMGELDMTALRGYFVKPQAVIAMGFTDDPMQGLSCDSFSGSATAKLDTTSFVVRTAALR; this is translated from the coding sequence GTGGGCTCATACGTGCTGACTGGTCTTGCACGCCAATTCGCTGTGCTGTCGTTGTCCCATGCGGGAGTGAAGGCCGGATCCCGGATCGGCCTCGCCTCCGTATTGCTGCTGGCTGCCGCCGGCTCGGTCCATAACGCCGCCGCGCTGAACGAGACCAAGACGCTCTCCTTCCACCACACCCATTCCGGCGAAGACCTCACCGTCACCTTCAAGCGCGACGGCCGCTACGACGACGCGTCGCTGAAGCAGCTCAACCACTTCCTCCGCGACTGGCGCACCCAGGACGAGACGGTCATGGACCGTCACCTGTTCGACATCCTCTGGGAAGTCTATCGCGACGTCGACGGCAAGCAGCCGATCCAGATCATCTCCTCCTACCGCTCCCCCGCCACCAACGCGATGCTCCGCCGCCGTTCCTCCGGTGTGGCGCGCTTCAGCCAGCACATGCTGGGGCATGCGATGGACTTCTACATTCCGGGCGTGCCGCTGGAGCAGATCCGTTTCGCCGGCCTGCGCCTCCAGCGCGGCGGTGTCGGCTTCTACCCGACCTCCGGCTCGCCCTTCGTGCATCTGGACACCGGCAGCATCCGGCACTGGCCGCGCATGACACATGACCAGCTCGCCCGCGTCTTCCCGGACGGAAAAACGGTGCATCTGCCGACCGACGGCACGCCGCTGAAGGGCTATGAGCTCGCCAAGGCCGAGATCGAGCGCCGCGGCAACGGTGACGACGGTGCCAGCAAGCCGAACTTCTTTGCCGCCCTGTTCAAGAGCAAGTCGGCGCCGGCAGCCAGCAGCAGCGACGAGGATGACGAGGGCGCACCAGCCCCGGCCGCCAAGCCCGTGGCGCCCACCGTGGTCGCCGCTGCGGCCAAGCCGGCCGATCCGGTGCCGACGCCGCGCGCCAAGCCGCAGGTCGCCGCCACGCTGCAGCTCGCCTCGGCCGATGCGCAGATCGTTGCGCCGCCCAAGCCGAAGCCGGCGCCCGTGGCTGACAAGCCGGCGGCCGGCAAGCCTGAAACCCCGGCCGACATCATCAATGCCCGCGGCTTCTGGGACACTCCGGCGACGCCGCAGCAGGCGACACCAGCGCAGATCGCCGCGCTGAAGGCCCGCCAGGCGCTTGCCGCCGCGACCGATCCGCAGCCCACCGCCAGCGTCTCCAACGCAACTCTTCAGGCGCTGGCTTACGCACCGGCCGCCTCCCCGGTCGATCGCGCCAACGTCGTTGCCGCTTCCGCGCCGATCCCGCGCTCGGCCCGTCCCGCCGCCGCGTCCCGCAGCGGCGCCCAGGCAACCGAGATCAACACGGTGGTCGGCAAGAGCGTCGACGGCATGGTCGCAACCGCGACCCGGCTCTCCGCGGCCAAGGGCGAGAGCATCTGGCTCAAGATCGTGATGCTGTCGCCGAGCGCCAGCCGCGCGATGTCGGTGACGCTGATGGGCGAGCTCGATATGACCGCGCTGCGCGGCTATTTCGTCAAGCCGCAGGCCGTGATCGCCATGGGCTTCACCGACGATCCGATGCAGGGCCTGTCCTGCGACAGCTTCTCGGGCAGCGCCACCGCGAAGCTCGATACGACCTCCTTCGTCGTTCGCACCGCCGCGTTGCGCTGA